The following coding sequences are from one Gammaproteobacteria bacterium window:
- a CDS encoding potassium/proton antiporter — translation MELTNYIILAIGLLLLLSVYASLLSARVGMPLLLVFLAIGMLVGEQGLGGIKYDDVQSAHLVGSLALAVILFDGGMRTEVDTFRVGLRPALLLSTFGVLISSVATGWAAMWAFDLHWMEGMLVGAIVGSTDAAAVFSLLRNQGIKLKQRVGATLEIESGSNDPMAIFLTIVLVEALATGQSILEWHWLLAFVKQMGLGGLAGVGGGWLLVKMVNRIRLTPGLYPLLVLAGALALFGIVASIDGSGFLAVYLAGLVVGNRPLQAGHNILRFHDGMAWLAQIGLFLVLGLLVHPADLLDHAGQALFVAAVLMFVARPLAVLLCLLPFRLPWREQLFIAWVGLRGAVPIVLALFPLLAGLEHATEFFNTAFFVVLVSLTVQGWSVAPLARLLGLNVPQESVELHRVGLDIPGQPDFELAVYEVDEKTPISGLSLTAVPLPPGCRLAGLVHDGEPQDLRATESYRTGDFVYVLAFRQALPQLERLFAPASAQVETAKRQFFGEFVLRGDARLDDMARVYGIAVPPQHRDKTLAELFSAHFHGRQVTGDRLPLGSINLVVKEMQGDQVVSVGVKLPR, via the coding sequence GTGGAACTGACTAATTACATCATCCTTGCCATCGGCCTGCTGCTGCTGTTGAGCGTGTATGCCAGCCTGCTATCGGCGCGGGTGGGCATGCCGCTGCTGCTGGTGTTCCTTGCCATCGGCATGCTGGTGGGTGAACAGGGGCTGGGCGGCATCAAGTACGACGATGTGCAGAGCGCACACCTCGTCGGCAGTCTGGCGCTGGCGGTGATCCTGTTCGACGGTGGCATGCGCACTGAGGTCGATACCTTCCGCGTCGGCCTGCGCCCGGCGCTGCTGCTGTCCACCTTCGGGGTGCTGATCTCGTCGGTGGCCACCGGCTGGGCCGCCATGTGGGCCTTCGACCTGCACTGGATGGAAGGCATGCTGGTCGGTGCCATCGTCGGCTCTACCGATGCGGCGGCGGTGTTCTCGCTGTTGCGCAATCAGGGTATCAAGCTGAAGCAGCGCGTCGGCGCGACCCTGGAGATCGAGTCGGGCAGTAATGACCCGATGGCGATCTTTCTCACCATCGTGCTGGTGGAGGCGCTGGCGACCGGGCAGAGCATACTGGAGTGGCACTGGCTGCTGGCGTTCGTCAAACAGATGGGGCTGGGTGGGCTGGCCGGTGTGGGCGGCGGCTGGCTGCTGGTGAAGATGGTCAACCGCATCCGCTTGACCCCGGGCCTGTATCCCTTGCTGGTACTGGCCGGGGCACTGGCCCTGTTCGGTATCGTGGCCAGTATCGATGGCAGCGGCTTCCTCGCGGTCTATCTGGCTGGTCTGGTGGTGGGCAACCGGCCGTTGCAGGCCGGCCACAACATTTTGCGTTTTCACGACGGTATGGCCTGGCTGGCGCAGATCGGTCTGTTCCTGGTGCTGGGTCTGTTGGTGCACCCGGCCGATCTGCTGGACCATGCCGGCCAGGCCCTGTTCGTCGCTGCTGTCCTGATGTTTGTGGCCCGCCCGCTGGCGGTGTTGCTGTGTCTGCTGCCCTTCCGCCTGCCCTGGCGCGAACAGCTGTTCATCGCCTGGGTGGGCCTGCGCGGTGCGGTGCCCATCGTGCTGGCCTTGTTCCCGTTGCTGGCAGGGCTGGAACATGCGACCGAATTCTTCAATACGGCCTTTTTTGTCGTGCTGGTGTCGCTGACGGTGCAGGGCTGGTCCGTGGCGCCGTTGGCGCGGCTGCTGGGTCTGAACGTGCCACAGGAGTCCGTCGAGCTGCATCGGGTGGGCCTGGATATCCCGGGACAGCCGGACTTCGAACTGGCGGTATATGAGGTGGATGAAAAAACGCCCATTTCCGGGTTGTCGCTGACCGCCGTACCATTGCCGCCGGGCTGCCGGCTCGCCGGCCTGGTGCATGACGGCGAGCCGCAGGACCTGCGGGCGACGGAGAGCTATCGCACCGGTGACTTCGTCTACGTGCTGGCCTTCCGTCAGGCCCTGCCGCAACTGGAGCGCCTGTTCGCGCCGGCCAGCGCCCAGGTGGAAACGGCCAAGCGCCAGTTCTTCGGTGAATTCGTGCTCCGGGGCGATGCACGGCTGGATGATATGGCGCGGGTGTACGGCATCGCCGTGCCGCCGCAACACCGGGACAAGACCCTGGCGGAGCTGTTCAGCGCACATTTTCATGGCCGCCAGGTGACCGGTGACCGCTTGCCGTTGGGCAGCATCAATCTGGTGGTCAAGGAGATGCAGGGTGATCAGGTGGTGAGTGTGGGTGTCAAGCTGCCGCGTTGA
- a CDS encoding SH3 domain-containing protein: MNRRTLCTTLVIAALVTGCEGTTGPMKKEDLGAALGAVGGALLGAKVAGGKNRWLGAALGGAAGFYAGKMIGRQLDERDRQALAVRTVEALDEPTAGVASWNSDQSGASASIKTGEIAYKDAPKQVKRLSKVEAVPTIKLENKEYQTTSALRVRSGPGTQYDPITTLRPGDVVASAGRTDNGWLMLAKQGVTVGYVHGNYVKPYDPIAQAKAQGIDLDKVEVESIPKQEGFAGIEIDAMDTTSSTVTAQAGCRDVHISVTTDKGTDNETAQACQNADGVWELG; the protein is encoded by the coding sequence ATGAACAGGAGAACACTGTGTACCACCCTGGTCATCGCAGCGCTGGTGACGGGCTGCGAAGGCACCACGGGACCGATGAAGAAGGAAGACCTCGGTGCGGCACTGGGCGCCGTCGGCGGCGCCTTGCTCGGCGCCAAGGTCGCCGGCGGCAAGAACCGCTGGCTGGGTGCGGCCCTCGGCGGCGCCGCGGGCTTCTATGCCGGCAAGATGATCGGCCGGCAACTCGACGAGCGTGATCGTCAGGCGCTGGCGGTGCGCACAGTCGAGGCGCTGGACGAGCCCACAGCCGGTGTCGCGAGCTGGAACAGCGACCAGAGCGGGGCCTCGGCGAGCATCAAGACGGGGGAAATCGCGTACAAAGACGCACCGAAGCAGGTCAAGCGATTAAGCAAGGTCGAGGCCGTCCCGACGATCAAGCTCGAGAACAAGGAGTATCAGACCACCTCCGCACTGCGGGTGCGCTCCGGTCCCGGTACGCAGTACGACCCGATCACGACCCTGCGCCCGGGGGATGTGGTCGCATCTGCGGGTCGCACCGACAACGGCTGGCTGATGCTCGCGAAACAGGGTGTCACGGTCGGTTATGTGCACGGCAACTATGTGAAGCCCTACGACCCGATCGCACAGGCCAAGGCGCAGGGCATCGATCTGGACAAGGTCGAGGTCGAGAGTATCCCGAAACAGGAAGGCTTTGCCGGCATCGAGATCGATGCCATGGACACCACCAGCAGCACGGTGACCGCGCAGGCAGGCTGCCGCGATGTACACATCAGCGTGACAACCGACAAGGGCACCGATAACGAAACCGCCCAGGCCTGCCAGAACGCCGATGGTGTCTGGGAACTCGGCTGA
- a CDS encoding helix-turn-helix transcriptional regulator translates to MDATSQIIDRIYGAALNVTAWQGTLRVLQARLNGIASGLYSVDMASGQVSLVELCSIDPEYHQRYVDDYLHDNPWARAPALQQPGCIRTEQSLDAYYNSPGFYRGTALYNEWMKPQDFIYTLGTNLLVEGSVRTKFFIYRARQTGAFNARDIAYFDWLRGHLTNAVRVARRLAQQEALAGTCLDTIDHLEFGIVLLNEHGRVMQTNHFTDALLRAGNGLLIRRDRLVAPRREDSKRLAAVVHAAQRLHQGQAAPASLQLCLHRPGGKRPLSIVAVPLPRHHSNRFLIERASVALIVTDPEHTPALPTEWLQQHYALTAAEARLAQRLAQGIPLRQAAAQLEVTYETTRSCLKSVFQKTGTSRQPELVHRLLSDRIAVRHS, encoded by the coding sequence ATGGACGCGACCAGCCAGATCATCGACCGGATCTATGGCGCGGCACTCAACGTCACTGCCTGGCAGGGGACGCTGCGCGTTCTGCAGGCCCGGCTCAATGGCATCGCCTCCGGACTCTACAGCGTCGACATGGCCAGCGGTCAGGTGTCGCTGGTGGAACTGTGCAGCATCGATCCGGAGTATCACCAGCGCTACGTCGACGACTATCTGCACGACAACCCGTGGGCCCGGGCGCCCGCCTTACAGCAGCCAGGTTGTATCCGAACCGAGCAGTCACTCGACGCGTACTACAATTCACCGGGCTTCTACCGCGGTACGGCCTTGTACAACGAATGGATGAAACCCCAGGACTTCATCTACACCCTGGGTACCAATCTGCTCGTCGAGGGCAGTGTTCGCACCAAATTCTTCATCTATCGTGCGCGTCAGACCGGGGCGTTCAACGCGCGTGACATCGCCTACTTCGACTGGTTGCGTGGCCATCTGACCAACGCCGTACGTGTGGCACGACGCCTGGCACAACAGGAAGCGCTGGCCGGTACATGCCTCGACACGATCGACCACTTGGAATTCGGGATCGTATTGCTGAACGAGCATGGCCGCGTCATGCAGACCAACCACTTCACCGATGCCCTGCTCAGAGCGGGCAACGGCCTGCTCATACGACGGGACCGACTGGTCGCGCCCCGGCGCGAAGACAGCAAGCGGCTGGCCGCCGTCGTACACGCCGCGCAGCGCCTGCACCAAGGCCAGGCCGCGCCGGCATCCCTGCAACTATGCCTGCACCGACCCGGCGGGAAACGGCCCTTGAGCATCGTTGCCGTGCCCCTGCCGCGCCACCACAGCAATCGATTCCTGATCGAGCGCGCGAGCGTGGCACTGATCGTGACCGATCCGGAACACACCCCTGCCCTTCCCACCGAGTGGCTGCAACAGCACTATGCCCTCACCGCCGCCGAGGCCCGGCTCGCACAACGCCTGGCACAGGGCATCCCCCTGCGCCAGGCGGCGGCACAGCTGGAGGTCACGTATGAAACGACCCGCTCGTGCCTCAAGAGCGTGTTTCAGAAGACCGGCACGTCCCGCCAGCCGGAACTGGTTCATCGGTTGTTGTCGGACCGGATCGCTGTCCGGCACAGCTGA
- a CDS encoding bile acid:sodium symporter family protein, translating to MGKTIPFSLVEAGIPIQVLLPMVVAAMMLAVGMSLRAADFAALPRAPQAAAVGLLGMFVLFPALAFLVAWLYGLSPSLAMGLVLLAASPSASTSTLFTYLARGDAALSLTLTAVSKLLPVVTIPVYVGLASRLFAAADPQVSVTFADISGRVVQMVLVPTVAGMVLRHHRPALADRLRPLVTRLAVAALTVLILLLVYREREALPGMLLAAGPAALTLCLVGMGGAYALGTLLRLSDPQRVAVTLEVGMQSGGTAIAIAAGLLAAPAMAVPAAVYSLLMYVTAGAFVYGRRDSARTFA from the coding sequence ATGGGAAAAACCATACCATTCAGCCTCGTGGAAGCCGGCATACCCATCCAGGTGTTGTTGCCCATGGTCGTCGCGGCCATGATGCTGGCCGTGGGCATGAGCCTGCGCGCGGCAGATTTCGCCGCATTACCGCGGGCGCCACAGGCGGCCGCGGTCGGCCTGCTGGGTATGTTCGTGCTGTTTCCGGCGCTGGCCTTTCTGGTGGCATGGCTGTACGGCCTCTCGCCCAGCCTGGCGATGGGACTGGTGCTGCTGGCGGCCAGCCCCTCGGCCTCGACCTCGACCCTGTTCACGTATCTGGCACGGGGCGACGCGGCGCTCTCGCTGACACTGACTGCGGTCAGCAAGCTGCTCCCCGTCGTCACCATCCCGGTCTATGTCGGGCTCGCGTCACGGCTGTTCGCGGCTGCCGACCCGCAGGTGAGCGTGACCTTTGCCGACATCTCGGGGCGTGTCGTGCAGATGGTCCTGGTACCGACCGTGGCCGGCATGGTCTTGCGGCATCATCGCCCGGCCCTGGCCGACCGGTTGAGACCACTGGTGACGCGCTTGGCGGTGGCCGCGCTGACGGTGCTGATTTTGCTGCTGGTGTATCGCGAGCGCGAGGCGCTGCCCGGCATGCTGCTGGCGGCCGGCCCGGCGGCCCTGACCTTGTGCCTGGTGGGGATGGGCGGCGCCTACGCGCTCGGTACGTTGCTCCGGCTGAGCGATCCGCAGCGTGTGGCCGTCACGCTGGAGGTCGGCATGCAGAGCGGCGGTACCGCCATCGCCATTGCGGCGGGCCTCCTCGCCGCGCCCGCCATGGCCGTGCCAGCGGCCGTCTATTCCCTGCTCATGTACGTGACCGCGGGTGCATTCGTCTATGGCCGGCGTGACAGCGCGCGGACATTTGCCTGA